Proteins from a genomic interval of Denticeps clupeoides chromosome 20, fDenClu1.1, whole genome shotgun sequence:
- the ciarta gene encoding circadian associated repressor of transcription a → MESLGNSTQWSSRDSLSYTPSLASSECDQTEDEGDSFSSEGESEGAHFPVGTNVTSILWSPESNDKKHAGHHPAAPSSSTPGPSEGDLAFAQKCSELQGFLRPLLELLNGLKMGKYDKGLSTFQQSVAIDRLQKIVGILQKPDRGEKYLPTLRQVEVMLKGWFPQVLVPHSITAMQKRPAGQHWHLDQMCIPVKKRRLSWSDPELPSPASPHYKRLQDGQPVETLRPASFKDGVSADATSWSKTMAANENCACGIPGSSNDATRGQKGVLSPLFFPYCSSGNSDTQDSSVSSTTPTSECPVPVSLKSQSVKIETSAGQNQHVKAQSGAPSNTA, encoded by the exons ATGGAGTCACTGGGCAACTCCACTCAGTGGTCTTCACGGGACTCCCTCTCATACACTCCAAGCTTGGCATCAAGCGAGTGCGACCAGACAGAAGATGAGGGCGACTCTTTCTCTTCTGAGGGTGAAAGTGAAGGAGCCCATTTCCCGGTGGGCACCAATGTCACCAGCATCCTCTGGTCACCGGAATCTAACGACAAGAAACATGCAGGTCACCATCCTGCGGCACCTTCCTCTTCCACACCAGGACCAAGTGAAGGAGATCTGGCTTTTGCCCAGAAA TGCTCCGAACTGCAGGGATTTCTAAGGCCACTTCTGGAGCTACTTAATGGACTTAAAATGGGCAAATATGACAAAG GTCTAAGCACTTTTCAGCAGAGCGTTGCTATTGATAGACTTCAGAAGATTGTGGGAATTTTGCAGAAGCCTGACAGGGG AGAGAAATACTTGCCCACCCTGCGCCAAGTGGAGGTGATGTTGAAGGGCTGGTTCCCTCAGGTGCTTGTCCCTCACTCCATCACTGCCATGCAGAAAAGGCCCGCTGGTCAACACTGGCATCTAGACCAGATGTGCATCCCGGTCAAG AAACGCAGACTGAGCTGGTCAGACCCAGAGCTACCCAGTCCTGCATCACCACACTACAAACGTCTCCAAGATGGGCAGCCAGTGGAGACCCTCAGACCTGCCAGCTTCAAGGATGGAGTTTCAGCTGATGCCACAAGCTGGAGTAAGACCATGGCAGCCAATGAAAATTGTGCATGTGGCATCCCAGGATCTTCCAATGATGCCACAAGGGGGCAGAAAGGAGTTTTGTCTCCACTGTTTTTTCCTTATTGCTCCTCTGGAAACAGTGACACACAGGACAGCTCTGTATCCTCCACCACCCCCACATCAGAGTGCCCTGTGCCAGTCAGCCTCAAAAGTCAGTCAGTGAAGATTGAAACCTCTGCAGGGCAAAATCAGCATGTAAAAGCACAGTCAGGAGCACCATCAAATACAGCATAG